In one window of Scylla paramamosain isolate STU-SP2022 chromosome 36, ASM3559412v1, whole genome shotgun sequence DNA:
- the LOC135090854 gene encoding serine/threonine-protein kinase VRK1-like isoform X3: MAPRKTATAKSGSKGAAATKSGSKGAPKKRVAANGFKLPDPIAPGVVVKDVAKQNWKIGKSIGVGGFGEIYLASSNTEVPVDSGADYVIKVEPHSNGPLFAEMHCYMRLARPEHIEGWMKEKRLKRLGMPKFFGSGSFEYNNHKYRFMVMERFGNDLQKILEHHSKRLSFKTVYQVGIQILDVLEYIHSKEYVHADIKASNLLVGHKPGTENQVFLVDFGLARYYANEGCHKEYKYDQRKAHDGTIEFTSRDAHIGAHSRRGDLEILGYNMTQWLCSRLPWEDNLQDCNYVFAQKRKCMENISAFVSQCFPDTVPQGLQEYLEYVVSLAFDEKPDYEHCRNILREGLRARGYRDDGKLVFTSATPVPPSRKPKSRQGRKKTFKRRSEEEENLGDVTPKKVMRASNISPCRPRNRCVVKVAIVNTRTCPRTSMLGISLSKPCQMDFSSADTPDVMIEKENQRMRARKQSQRPKRLAIVKDTSLDNPTPQMVEIMNKIREKSASPPVCQKRHRHNSNCHGSRSPVGEEVPTQFTPAMEEVMRRRAERLSSSDSETDGYISSCSAGSPQMFEMSESEDSNDATVYYSPTATSPPCALPPGSIAAKNNKDRRQWLSTAWSCVASIFSSYVVLRPKLGSI; this comes from the exons ATGGCTCCCCGAAAGACAGCAACAGCCAAGAGCGGCTCTAAAGGGGCAGCTGCAACCAAGAGTGGCTCCAAGGGCGCCCCCAAAAAGAGAGTGGCAGCCAACGGCTTCAAGCTGCCTGACCCCATTGCCcctggtgtggtggtgaaggatgtTGCCAAGCAAAACTGGAAGATAGGCAAGAGCATTG GTGTGGGTGGCTTTGGTGAGATCTACCTGGCGTCCAGTAACACGGAGGTTCCGGTGGACAGTGGTGCAGATTATGTCATAAAGGTTGAGCCACACAGCAATGGCCCACTCTTTGCCGAGATGCACTGCTACATGAGGCTGGCCAGGCCCGAACACATTGAAGGTTGGATGAAGGAGAAGCGGCTAAAACGTCTCGGGATGCCCAAGTTTTTTGGTTCTGGTTCCTTTGAGTATAACAACCACAAGTACAGGTTCATGGTAATGGAGCGCTTTGGCAATGACCTCCAGAAGATCCTTGAGCACCATAGCAAGAGATTATCCTTCAAGACTGTCTACCAAGTAGGAATCCAAATT CTGGATGTGCTGGAGTACATCCATAGCAAAGAGTATGTGCATGCAGACATCAAGGCATCCAATCTCCTTGTTGGGCACAAGCCGGGCACGGAAAACCAAGTCTTCCTGGTGGACTTTGGGTTGGCACGCTATTATGCCAACGAGGGCTGCCACAAAGAGTACAAGTATGACCAGCGGAAAGCCCATGATGGCACCATAGAGTTCACCTCTAGGGATGCTCACATTGGTG CTCACTCTCGTCGAGGTGATCTTGAAATCCTGGGCTACAACATGACTCAGTGGCTTTGTTCCCGCCTGCCCTGGGAGGACAACCTTCAGGATTGTAACTATGTGTTTGCCCAGAAGAGGAAGTGCATGGAGAACATCAGTGCTTTTGTCTCACAGTGCTTCCCTGACACTGTTCCTCAAG GTCTGCAAGAATACCTAGAGTATGTGGTCAGTCTGGCCTTTGATGAGAAGCCTGACTACGAGCATTGCCGCAACATTCTGAGGGAGGGGCTAAGGGCAAGGGGATACAGGGATGATGGGAAGCTTGTATTCACCTCAGCcacccctgtccctccctcccgcaaACCTAAATCTCGCCAGGGCCGCAAG aAAACATTCAAGAGGcgttcagaggaggaggaaaacctaGGGGATGTCACTCCCAAGAAGGTGATGAGAGCTTCTAACATCTCCCCGTGCAGGCCAAGAAACAGGTGTGTGGTGAAGGTAGCAAT AGTGAACACAAGGACTTGTCCAAGGACATCCATGTTGGGAATCAGTCTGAGCAAACCATGCCAGATGGACTTTTCTTCCGCTGACACCCCAGACGTCATGATTGAGAAGGAAAACCAGAGGATGCGTGCCCGGAAACAAAGTCAGAGACCAAAACGGCTGGCCATTGTGAAGGACACTTCCTTAGACAACCCAACACCCCAGATGGTGGAGATCATGAACAAGATTAGGGAAAAGTCTGCCTCTCCGCCTGTCTGTCAAAAACGTCACCGGCACAATAG TAATTGTCATGGGAGCAGGAGTCCTGTAGGTGAAGAAGTTCCCACGCAGTTCACTCCAGCCATGGAGGAAGTGATGCGGCGGCGTGCAGAGAGACTCAGCAGCTCAGACAGTGAAACAGATGGCTACATCAGCTCCTGTAGTGCTGGCTCCCCACAGATGTTTGAAATGTCTGAGTCAGAAGATTCCAATGATGCCACCGTGTATTACTCCCCCACTGCCACCTCTCCACCCTGTGCACTGCCACCAGGCTCCATTgcggcaaaaaataataaag ACAGGCGCCAGTGGCTGTCAACTGCCTGGAGCTGTGTGGCCAGCATCTTCTCTTCCTATGTTGTTTTGAGGCCAAAATTGGGCTCTATCTAA
- the LOC135090854 gene encoding serine/threonine-protein kinase VRK1-like isoform X1, whose amino-acid sequence MAPRKTATAKSGSKGAAATKSGSKGAPKKRVAANGFKLPDPIAPGVVVKDVAKQNWKIGKSIGVGGFGEIYLASSNTEVPVDSGADYVIKVEPHSNGPLFAEMHCYMRLARPEHIEGWMKEKRLKRLGMPKFFGSGSFEYNNHKYRFMVMERFGNDLQKILEHHSKRLSFKTVYQVGIQILDVLEYIHSKEYVHADIKASNLLVGHKPGTENQVFLVDFGLARYYANEGCHKEYKYDQRKAHDGTIEFTSRDAHIGAHSRRGDLEILGYNMTQWLCSRLPWEDNLQDCNYVFAQKRKCMENISAFVSQCFPDTVPQGLQEYLEYVVSLAFDEKPDYEHCRNILREGLRARGYRDDGKLVFTSATPVPPSRKPKSRQGRKKTFKRRSEEEENLGDVTPKKVMRASNISPCRPRNRCVVKVAIVNTRTCPRTSMLGISLSKPCQMDFSSADTPDVMIEKENQRMRARKQSQRPKRLAIVKDTSLDNPTPQMVEIMNKIREKSASPPVCQKRHRHNSNCHGSRSPVGEEVPTQFTPAMEEVMRRRAERLSSSDSETDGYISSCSAGSPQMFEMSESEDSNDATVYYSPTATSPPCALPPGSIAAKNNKGNTKGPHLVSPRELADLLESAQLVRSTTTQTYPGVRVTRSASRQTSPELSPELF is encoded by the exons ATGGCTCCCCGAAAGACAGCAACAGCCAAGAGCGGCTCTAAAGGGGCAGCTGCAACCAAGAGTGGCTCCAAGGGCGCCCCCAAAAAGAGAGTGGCAGCCAACGGCTTCAAGCTGCCTGACCCCATTGCCcctggtgtggtggtgaaggatgtTGCCAAGCAAAACTGGAAGATAGGCAAGAGCATTG GTGTGGGTGGCTTTGGTGAGATCTACCTGGCGTCCAGTAACACGGAGGTTCCGGTGGACAGTGGTGCAGATTATGTCATAAAGGTTGAGCCACACAGCAATGGCCCACTCTTTGCCGAGATGCACTGCTACATGAGGCTGGCCAGGCCCGAACACATTGAAGGTTGGATGAAGGAGAAGCGGCTAAAACGTCTCGGGATGCCCAAGTTTTTTGGTTCTGGTTCCTTTGAGTATAACAACCACAAGTACAGGTTCATGGTAATGGAGCGCTTTGGCAATGACCTCCAGAAGATCCTTGAGCACCATAGCAAGAGATTATCCTTCAAGACTGTCTACCAAGTAGGAATCCAAATT CTGGATGTGCTGGAGTACATCCATAGCAAAGAGTATGTGCATGCAGACATCAAGGCATCCAATCTCCTTGTTGGGCACAAGCCGGGCACGGAAAACCAAGTCTTCCTGGTGGACTTTGGGTTGGCACGCTATTATGCCAACGAGGGCTGCCACAAAGAGTACAAGTATGACCAGCGGAAAGCCCATGATGGCACCATAGAGTTCACCTCTAGGGATGCTCACATTGGTG CTCACTCTCGTCGAGGTGATCTTGAAATCCTGGGCTACAACATGACTCAGTGGCTTTGTTCCCGCCTGCCCTGGGAGGACAACCTTCAGGATTGTAACTATGTGTTTGCCCAGAAGAGGAAGTGCATGGAGAACATCAGTGCTTTTGTCTCACAGTGCTTCCCTGACACTGTTCCTCAAG GTCTGCAAGAATACCTAGAGTATGTGGTCAGTCTGGCCTTTGATGAGAAGCCTGACTACGAGCATTGCCGCAACATTCTGAGGGAGGGGCTAAGGGCAAGGGGATACAGGGATGATGGGAAGCTTGTATTCACCTCAGCcacccctgtccctccctcccgcaaACCTAAATCTCGCCAGGGCCGCAAG aAAACATTCAAGAGGcgttcagaggaggaggaaaacctaGGGGATGTCACTCCCAAGAAGGTGATGAGAGCTTCTAACATCTCCCCGTGCAGGCCAAGAAACAGGTGTGTGGTGAAGGTAGCAAT AGTGAACACAAGGACTTGTCCAAGGACATCCATGTTGGGAATCAGTCTGAGCAAACCATGCCAGATGGACTTTTCTTCCGCTGACACCCCAGACGTCATGATTGAGAAGGAAAACCAGAGGATGCGTGCCCGGAAACAAAGTCAGAGACCAAAACGGCTGGCCATTGTGAAGGACACTTCCTTAGACAACCCAACACCCCAGATGGTGGAGATCATGAACAAGATTAGGGAAAAGTCTGCCTCTCCGCCTGTCTGTCAAAAACGTCACCGGCACAATAG TAATTGTCATGGGAGCAGGAGTCCTGTAGGTGAAGAAGTTCCCACGCAGTTCACTCCAGCCATGGAGGAAGTGATGCGGCGGCGTGCAGAGAGACTCAGCAGCTCAGACAGTGAAACAGATGGCTACATCAGCTCCTGTAGTGCTGGCTCCCCACAGATGTTTGAAATGTCTGAGTCAGAAGATTCCAATGATGCCACCGTGTATTACTCCCCCACTGCCACCTCTCCACCCTGTGCACTGCCACCAGGCTCCATTgcggcaaaaaataataaag GGAACACTAAAGGACCTCACTTGGTGTCGCCACGGGAATTGGCAGACCTGCTTGAGTCAGCCCAGTTGGTGAGATCCACGACCACTCAGACCTACCCCGGGGTGAGAGTCACACGCAGTGCATCTAGACAGACTTCCCCAGAACTGTCCCCAGAACTATTTTAA
- the LOC135090854 gene encoding serine/threonine-protein kinase VRK1-like isoform X2, giving the protein MAPRKTATAKSGSKGAAATKSGSKGAPKKRVAANGFKLPDPIAPGVVVKDVAKQNWKIGKSIGVGGFGEIYLASSNTEVPVDSGADYVIKVEPHSNGPLFAEMHCYMRLARPEHIEGWMKEKRLKRLGMPKFFGSGSFEYNNHKYRFMVMERFGNDLQKILEHHSKRLSFKTVYQVGIQILDVLEYIHSKEYVHADIKASNLLVGHKPGTENQVFLVDFGLARYYANEGCHKEYKYDQRKAHDGTIEFTSRDAHIGAHSRRGDLEILGYNMTQWLCSRLPWEDNLQDCNYVFAQKRKCMENISAFVSQCFPDTVPQGLQEYLEYVVSLAFDEKPDYEHCRNILREGLRARGYRDDGKLVFTSATPVPPSRKPKSRQGRKKTFKRRSEEEENLGDVTPKKVMRASNISPCRPRNRVNTRTCPRTSMLGISLSKPCQMDFSSADTPDVMIEKENQRMRARKQSQRPKRLAIVKDTSLDNPTPQMVEIMNKIREKSASPPVCQKRHRHNSNCHGSRSPVGEEVPTQFTPAMEEVMRRRAERLSSSDSETDGYISSCSAGSPQMFEMSESEDSNDATVYYSPTATSPPCALPPGSIAAKNNKGNTKGPHLVSPRELADLLESAQLVRSTTTQTYPGVRVTRSASRQTSPELSPELF; this is encoded by the exons ATGGCTCCCCGAAAGACAGCAACAGCCAAGAGCGGCTCTAAAGGGGCAGCTGCAACCAAGAGTGGCTCCAAGGGCGCCCCCAAAAAGAGAGTGGCAGCCAACGGCTTCAAGCTGCCTGACCCCATTGCCcctggtgtggtggtgaaggatgtTGCCAAGCAAAACTGGAAGATAGGCAAGAGCATTG GTGTGGGTGGCTTTGGTGAGATCTACCTGGCGTCCAGTAACACGGAGGTTCCGGTGGACAGTGGTGCAGATTATGTCATAAAGGTTGAGCCACACAGCAATGGCCCACTCTTTGCCGAGATGCACTGCTACATGAGGCTGGCCAGGCCCGAACACATTGAAGGTTGGATGAAGGAGAAGCGGCTAAAACGTCTCGGGATGCCCAAGTTTTTTGGTTCTGGTTCCTTTGAGTATAACAACCACAAGTACAGGTTCATGGTAATGGAGCGCTTTGGCAATGACCTCCAGAAGATCCTTGAGCACCATAGCAAGAGATTATCCTTCAAGACTGTCTACCAAGTAGGAATCCAAATT CTGGATGTGCTGGAGTACATCCATAGCAAAGAGTATGTGCATGCAGACATCAAGGCATCCAATCTCCTTGTTGGGCACAAGCCGGGCACGGAAAACCAAGTCTTCCTGGTGGACTTTGGGTTGGCACGCTATTATGCCAACGAGGGCTGCCACAAAGAGTACAAGTATGACCAGCGGAAAGCCCATGATGGCACCATAGAGTTCACCTCTAGGGATGCTCACATTGGTG CTCACTCTCGTCGAGGTGATCTTGAAATCCTGGGCTACAACATGACTCAGTGGCTTTGTTCCCGCCTGCCCTGGGAGGACAACCTTCAGGATTGTAACTATGTGTTTGCCCAGAAGAGGAAGTGCATGGAGAACATCAGTGCTTTTGTCTCACAGTGCTTCCCTGACACTGTTCCTCAAG GTCTGCAAGAATACCTAGAGTATGTGGTCAGTCTGGCCTTTGATGAGAAGCCTGACTACGAGCATTGCCGCAACATTCTGAGGGAGGGGCTAAGGGCAAGGGGATACAGGGATGATGGGAAGCTTGTATTCACCTCAGCcacccctgtccctccctcccgcaaACCTAAATCTCGCCAGGGCCGCAAG aAAACATTCAAGAGGcgttcagaggaggaggaaaacctaGGGGATGTCACTCCCAAGAAGGTGATGAGAGCTTCTAACATCTCCCCGTGCAGGCCAAGAAACAG AGTGAACACAAGGACTTGTCCAAGGACATCCATGTTGGGAATCAGTCTGAGCAAACCATGCCAGATGGACTTTTCTTCCGCTGACACCCCAGACGTCATGATTGAGAAGGAAAACCAGAGGATGCGTGCCCGGAAACAAAGTCAGAGACCAAAACGGCTGGCCATTGTGAAGGACACTTCCTTAGACAACCCAACACCCCAGATGGTGGAGATCATGAACAAGATTAGGGAAAAGTCTGCCTCTCCGCCTGTCTGTCAAAAACGTCACCGGCACAATAG TAATTGTCATGGGAGCAGGAGTCCTGTAGGTGAAGAAGTTCCCACGCAGTTCACTCCAGCCATGGAGGAAGTGATGCGGCGGCGTGCAGAGAGACTCAGCAGCTCAGACAGTGAAACAGATGGCTACATCAGCTCCTGTAGTGCTGGCTCCCCACAGATGTTTGAAATGTCTGAGTCAGAAGATTCCAATGATGCCACCGTGTATTACTCCCCCACTGCCACCTCTCCACCCTGTGCACTGCCACCAGGCTCCATTgcggcaaaaaataataaag GGAACACTAAAGGACCTCACTTGGTGTCGCCACGGGAATTGGCAGACCTGCTTGAGTCAGCCCAGTTGGTGAGATCCACGACCACTCAGACCTACCCCGGGGTGAGAGTCACACGCAGTGCATCTAGACAGACTTCCCCAGAACTGTCCCCAGAACTATTTTAA